The Lactobacillus sp. CBA3605 genome contains a region encoding:
- the lysS gene encoding lysine--tRNA ligase, giving the protein MARQEQTMNDQLKVRRDKMDELREAGIDPFGHRFERTDLARDLKDKYGDIDKDTLDEQKATATIAGRMLAKRGKGKVAFADLWDRSGKMQLYIRKDVVGEDVYHVFKRSDIGDFLGITGEVFKTDFGELTLKVTGLTFLSKALRPLPDKFHGLQNVEQIYRQRYLDLISNRDSFDRFLKRTKIISAIRHHLDGQGFTEVETPMLHNQAGGAAARPFITHHNALNIDLYLRIALELHLKRLIVGGMEKVYEIGRVFRNEGMDREHNPEFTMMETYVAYFDFHDVMDETEGIFKAAAKAVTDDGIITYHDQQVDLNQPFKRVHMVDAIKAQTGIDFWQPMTLEAAQKLADEHHVKYESYWTVGHIINAFFEEFVEDTLNEPTFIYGHPVEISPLAKKNEKDPRFTDRFELFILGNEYANAFSELNDPIDQRQRFEAQAAERTAGNDEAEQIDEDFVEALEYGMPPTGGLGIGIDRLVMLMTDADSIRDVLLFPTMRPEEEN; this is encoded by the coding sequence GTGGCACGACAAGAGCAAACGATGAATGATCAACTTAAGGTTCGTCGTGATAAAATGGATGAATTACGTGAAGCAGGGATTGACCCCTTCGGTCATCGTTTTGAACGGACTGATTTGGCCCGGGATTTAAAAGACAAATATGGTGATATTGATAAAGATACCTTAGATGAGCAAAAAGCTACTGCGACCATTGCTGGTCGGATGTTAGCTAAACGGGGTAAAGGTAAAGTTGCCTTTGCTGACCTTTGGGATCGTTCCGGTAAGATGCAATTGTATATTCGTAAAGATGTTGTTGGCGAAGACGTGTACCATGTTTTCAAACGTTCCGATATTGGTGACTTTTTGGGTATCACTGGGGAAGTTTTCAAGACTGATTTTGGTGAATTAACCTTAAAGGTTACTGGGTTAACGTTCTTATCTAAGGCGTTACGGCCACTACCAGATAAGTTCCATGGGTTACAGAATGTGGAACAAATCTATCGACAACGGTATTTGGACTTGATTTCGAATCGTGATAGTTTTGATCGCTTTTTGAAGCGGACTAAAATTATTTCTGCAATTCGGCATCATTTGGATGGTCAAGGTTTTACTGAAGTTGAGACGCCAATGCTGCATAATCAAGCTGGTGGGGCAGCAGCGCGGCCATTTATTACACATCATAATGCATTGAATATTGATTTGTATTTGCGGATTGCCTTAGAATTACACCTCAAGCGTTTAATCGTTGGTGGGATGGAAAAAGTCTATGAAATTGGTCGTGTTTTCCGGAATGAAGGGATGGACCGTGAACATAATCCTGAATTCACTATGATGGAAACTTATGTGGCCTATTTTGATTTCCATGACGTGATGGACGAAACTGAAGGTATCTTTAAAGCTGCGGCCAAAGCGGTAACTGATGATGGTATTATTACGTATCATGACCAGCAAGTAGACTTGAACCAACCGTTTAAGCGCGTGCATATGGTGGATGCCATTAAGGCGCAGACTGGTATCGACTTCTGGCAGCCAATGACTTTGGAAGCCGCACAGAAGTTAGCGGATGAACATCATGTCAAGTATGAAAGCTACTGGACAGTTGGTCATATCATTAATGCATTCTTTGAAGAGTTTGTAGAAGATACCCTGAATGAACCAACCTTTATTTATGGGCATCCAGTGGAAATTTCACCATTGGCTAAGAAGAATGAAAAAGATCCGCGTTTTACGGATCGGTTTGAACTATTTATTTTGGGTAATGAATATGCAAATGCCTTTAGTGAATTGAACGACCCAATTGATCAGCGCCAGCGTTTTGAAGCTCAGGCTGCGGAACGAACTGCTGGTAATGATGAAGCTGAACAAATTGACGAAGATTTCGTCGAAGCTTTGGAATACGGGATGCCACCAACTGGTGGTCTTGGTATTGGGATTGATCGGTTAGTCATGTTGATGACGGATGCTGATTCAATTCGTGATGTTTTGTTGTTCCCAACGATGCGTCCAGAAGAAGAAAACTAA
- the hslO gene encoding Hsp33 family molecular chaperone HslO → MEDYLVKSIAGNDMFRAYAVNATGVVAEAQKRHDTWSAASAALGRSLVGTLLMASAGLKGDETMTVKINGNGPVGGIVIDGNANGTVKGYLQHPHVHLPLNAQHKIDVKAAVGSTGFLAVTKSQGVGDPFTGQVPLVSGELGEDFTYYLAQSEQIPSAVGLSVFVNEDNTVEVAGGFLVQVLPGATDEAISDLEHKLQELPLVSQLLRAGKTPQDILKALFDDVKVLDQMPVKFKCDCSKERFGESLMALPKHEVQAMIDEDHGAEAVCHFCGNQYHFTEAELQAVLSRSHGQA, encoded by the coding sequence ATGGAAGATTATTTAGTTAAAAGTATTGCTGGTAATGACATGTTTCGCGCGTACGCTGTGAATGCAACTGGTGTTGTTGCTGAAGCCCAGAAACGACATGACACGTGGAGTGCGGCTTCAGCGGCATTGGGTCGTAGTCTAGTTGGAACGTTGCTAATGGCTTCAGCTGGATTAAAAGGTGACGAGACGATGACCGTTAAAATTAATGGGAATGGTCCTGTGGGTGGCATTGTGATTGATGGTAATGCTAACGGTACTGTTAAAGGCTACTTACAGCATCCGCACGTGCATCTTCCTTTAAATGCGCAACATAAGATTGATGTTAAAGCGGCAGTCGGGTCAACTGGCTTTTTGGCCGTAACCAAGAGCCAAGGGGTGGGGGATCCATTTACGGGTCAAGTCCCGTTAGTGTCTGGCGAATTAGGCGAAGACTTCACGTATTATCTGGCACAGTCCGAACAAATTCCGTCAGCAGTGGGATTGTCGGTTTTTGTTAATGAAGATAATACGGTTGAAGTAGCCGGGGGATTTTTAGTACAAGTTCTGCCTGGCGCCACGGATGAAGCAATTAGTGATTTAGAACATAAACTGCAAGAGCTCCCGCTAGTGTCACAACTGCTACGAGCAGGCAAAACGCCACAAGATATTTTAAAGGCGCTCTTTGACGATGTTAAAGTGCTTGATCAGATGCCAGTTAAATTTAAGTGTGACTGCTCTAAGGAACGGTTTGGTGAATCCTTGATGGCTTTGCCTAAGCACGAGGTTCAAGCGATGATTGATGAAGATCATGGGGCGGAAGCTGTCTGTCATTTTTGTGGCAATCAGTATCACTTTACTGAAGCTGAATTACAGGCAGTACTATCCCGATCACACGGTCAAGCCTAG
- the hpt gene encoding hypoxanthine phosphoribosyltransferase: MNNDIERVLYSREDIHEVAQKLGQTLTAEYAGKNPLIICVLKGAVLFTTDIIREMDVYADLDFINLSSYGSETVSSGEVQLTKDLDVEVAGRDILVIEDIIDTGRTLKFLTDLLKRRSANSVKVCTLLDKPAGRLVDIKADYIGFEVPNEFVVGYGLDYAERYRNLPYVGILKPAIYEHK, from the coding sequence ATGAACAACGACATTGAACGAGTACTGTATAGTCGCGAAGATATCCACGAAGTTGCGCAGAAATTGGGTCAAACCCTAACCGCTGAATATGCGGGTAAAAATCCATTGATTATTTGTGTACTCAAGGGTGCCGTCTTATTTACCACGGATATTATCCGTGAAATGGATGTGTATGCGGATTTAGATTTCATTAACTTGTCCAGTTATGGTAGTGAGACTGTCTCCAGTGGGGAAGTCCAATTGACCAAGGATTTGGATGTTGAGGTCGCTGGTCGCGATATTTTGGTCATTGAAGACATTATTGATACTGGCCGGACCTTGAAGTTTTTAACGGATCTATTGAAGCGACGATCAGCTAATTCGGTTAAAGTTTGTACGTTATTGGATAAACCAGCCGGTCGTTTAGTTGATATTAAAGCCGATTATATTGGGTTTGAAGTCCCAAATGAATTTGTGGTCGGGTATGGTTTAGACTATGCGGAACGGTACCGAAACTTACCGTATGTTGGAATTTTAAAACCAGCGATTTACGAGCATAAATAA
- the dusB gene encoding tRNA dihydrouridine synthase DusB — protein sequence MTATWKIGSVPIENRVVVAPMAGVTNAAFRVICKDFGAGLVVCEMISDRGIMYHNQKTLAMMFVDPKEHPMSIQIYGGSQATLVQAAKFVDQQTNADIIDINMGCPVNKVVKTDAGAKWLLDPAKVYEMVAAVTDVVRKPVTVKMRTGWDADHCNAIENALAAERAGAAAIAMHGRTRQQGYRGSADWDLLRQVAAQLTIPFMGNGDVKTPQDAQRMLTEVGADAVMIGRAVEGNPWMLQQTTHYLATGELLPAPTPLEKMTLAKAHLQRLVALKGEHEGCQEFRGQVPYYLKGIPRSTRTKVALMATDDATKMTTIIDQFMDQTATYLATKS from the coding sequence ATGACAGCAACTTGGAAAATTGGCAGTGTGCCGATTGAAAATCGCGTGGTCGTAGCTCCCATGGCGGGGGTGACTAACGCTGCTTTTCGAGTGATTTGTAAAGATTTTGGTGCTGGCCTAGTGGTTTGCGAAATGATTTCTGATCGCGGTATCATGTATCATAATCAAAAAACGCTGGCCATGATGTTCGTTGATCCTAAAGAGCACCCGATGAGTATTCAAATTTATGGTGGCTCCCAAGCGACATTAGTACAAGCGGCTAAGTTTGTGGATCAACAGACTAATGCTGATATTATTGATATTAATATGGGATGTCCGGTGAATAAAGTCGTGAAGACGGACGCTGGTGCTAAATGGTTATTGGACCCCGCTAAAGTTTACGAGATGGTTGCGGCGGTCACGGATGTGGTCCGTAAACCAGTTACCGTTAAGATGCGGACCGGTTGGGATGCGGACCATTGTAATGCAATTGAAAATGCATTAGCGGCTGAACGTGCTGGCGCAGCCGCAATTGCCATGCATGGTCGAACACGGCAACAAGGTTATCGGGGGTCTGCCGACTGGGACCTCTTACGACAAGTAGCGGCACAACTAACAATTCCGTTTATGGGAAATGGAGACGTTAAGACTCCCCAAGATGCACAACGGATGTTAACCGAGGTTGGTGCAGATGCGGTCATGATTGGTCGTGCGGTTGAAGGTAATCCCTGGATGTTACAACAAACAACACATTACTTGGCAACGGGCGAGTTATTGCCAGCACCAACGCCACTGGAAAAGATGACGTTAGCCAAGGCACATTTACAACGGCTAGTCGCATTAAAGGGTGAACACGAGGGATGCCAAGAATTCCGCGGGCAAGTCCCATACTACCTAAAAGGAATTCCCCGGTCGACACGAACTAAAGTTGCTTTGATGGCTACGGATGATGCGACTAAGATGACGACGATTATTGACCAATTTATGGATCAAACCGCGACTTATTTGGCAACTAAATCGTAA
- the ftsH gene encoding ATP-dependent zinc metalloprotease FtsH: protein MNNRRNGLFRNSLFYILIFLSLMGIIYFFFGNNSSSQTQNIRYSEFVKQLDKNNVKNVSIQPSGGVYKVTGQYRKARKVSSTNALGITSSSSKTTSFTTTMLENNSTVDQVSKLATKKNVKLTAKAEESSGIWVTLLMYIAPLILFVFLFYMMMGQAGQGGGNNRVMNFGKTKAKPADSKQNKIRFSDVAGEEEEKQELVEVVEFLKDPRKFVSLGARIPSGVLLEGPPGTGKTLLAKAVAGEAGVPFFSISGSDFVEMFVGVGASRVRDLFDQAKKNAPSIIFIDEIDAVGRQRGGSMGGGGHDEREQTLNQLLVEMDGFTGNEGVIVMAATNRSDVLDPALLRPGRFDRKILVGRPDVKGREAILKVHAKNKPLAADVDLKEIAKQTPGFVGADLENLLNEAALLAARRNKKQVEATDLDEAEDRVIAGPAKHDRVVSKHERETVAYHEAGHTIVGLVLNDARVVHKVTIVPRGRAGGYAIMLPREDQMLMSKRDAKEQMAGLMGGRAAEELIFDAQSSGASNDFEQATQIARAMVTQYGMSKKLGPVELENANQQAAYQQGMGSSAFSQHTAQLIDDEIRGLAEEAHQTATDIIQSHREQHKVIAEALLKYETLDEKQILSLFKTGEMPAKGGNEFPSEKAATFEESKRELERREAEKQAADQADDTDAKTEPTFPSESQQAPTPDSADAEASSSASATSTTSSASSQDDSGSQA from the coding sequence ATGAACAATCGACGCAACGGACTCTTTCGTAATAGCTTATTTTATATTTTGATTTTTCTAAGCTTGATGGGGATTATTTACTTTTTCTTTGGTAATAATTCCAGCTCCCAAACTCAAAATATTCGCTATAGCGAATTTGTCAAACAATTAGACAAGAATAACGTGAAAAATGTTAGTATTCAGCCTAGTGGTGGCGTTTACAAGGTTACTGGTCAATACCGGAAAGCCCGCAAGGTTTCTTCAACCAATGCGTTAGGGATTACGAGTTCGTCTTCAAAGACGACGTCGTTTACCACAACTATGTTGGAGAATAACTCGACGGTCGATCAAGTATCTAAGTTAGCGACTAAAAAGAACGTTAAATTAACCGCAAAAGCTGAAGAATCTAGCGGTATTTGGGTCACGTTATTGATGTACATCGCGCCATTGATCTTGTTTGTATTCCTATTCTATATGATGATGGGACAAGCTGGTCAAGGCGGCGGGAACAACCGAGTGATGAATTTTGGTAAGACGAAGGCGAAACCAGCCGATAGTAAACAAAACAAAATTCGTTTCTCAGATGTTGCTGGTGAAGAAGAAGAAAAGCAAGAATTGGTCGAAGTGGTCGAATTCTTGAAAGATCCGCGCAAGTTTGTGTCGTTAGGTGCTCGGATTCCATCAGGGGTACTCCTGGAGGGACCTCCTGGTACTGGTAAAACCTTACTTGCTAAAGCAGTTGCCGGTGAAGCGGGCGTGCCATTCTTCTCAATCTCTGGTTCAGACTTCGTCGAAATGTTCGTCGGGGTTGGGGCTAGCCGGGTTCGAGACTTGTTTGATCAAGCTAAGAAGAATGCCCCATCAATCATCTTTATCGATGAAATTGATGCGGTTGGTCGTCAACGTGGTGGTAGTATGGGCGGTGGTGGTCATGATGAACGTGAACAAACCTTGAACCAATTATTGGTTGAAATGGATGGATTCACGGGTAACGAAGGTGTTATCGTCATGGCAGCTACCAACCGTTCTGATGTTTTGGACCCTGCTTTATTGCGTCCAGGTCGGTTTGACCGGAAGATCTTAGTTGGTCGTCCAGATGTCAAAGGCCGTGAAGCAATTTTGAAAGTCCATGCGAAGAATAAACCATTGGCTGCGGATGTTGATTTGAAAGAAATCGCTAAGCAAACGCCTGGTTTTGTCGGGGCTGACTTGGAAAACTTATTGAACGAAGCGGCTTTACTTGCGGCTCGGCGTAATAAGAAACAAGTTGAAGCAACTGATTTAGATGAAGCTGAAGATCGAGTTATTGCTGGTCCGGCCAAGCATGATCGGGTGGTTAGCAAGCATGAACGTGAAACCGTGGCTTATCATGAAGCTGGTCATACGATTGTTGGTTTAGTCTTAAATGACGCCCGGGTCGTGCATAAAGTCACGATTGTTCCTCGAGGTCGTGCTGGCGGTTATGCCATCATGTTACCACGAGAAGACCAGATGCTAATGTCGAAACGTGATGCCAAGGAACAGATGGCTGGTTTAATGGGTGGTCGTGCTGCTGAAGAGTTAATCTTTGATGCACAATCATCTGGGGCTTCTAATGACTTTGAACAGGCAACGCAAATTGCCCGTGCAATGGTCACTCAATATGGGATGAGCAAAAAGCTTGGTCCAGTTGAGTTAGAAAATGCTAACCAGCAAGCTGCTTACCAACAAGGCATGGGGTCTAGTGCCTTTTCACAACATACGGCGCAACTCATTGATGATGAAATTCGTGGCCTGGCTGAGGAAGCTCATCAGACTGCAACGGACATCATTCAGAGCCATCGTGAACAACACAAGGTGATTGCAGAAGCCTTACTGAAGTATGAAACATTGGATGAAAAGCAAATTCTTAGTCTGTTTAAGACCGGGGAAATGCCTGCCAAAGGTGGTAACGAATTTCCTAGTGAAAAAGCGGCAACCTTTGAAGAATCTAAACGTGAACTGGAACGCCGAGAAGCTGAAAAGCAAGCGGCTGACCAAGCTGACGATACGGATGCTAAGACAGAACCAACCTTCCCAAGTGAATCGCAACAAGCCCCAACGCCTGATTCAGCTGATGCTGAAGCTAGCTCAAGTGCCAGTGCGACGAGTACGACTAGTTCGGCGTCATCTCAGGATGATTCGGGTAGTCAAGCTTAA